The Lemur catta isolate mLemCat1 chromosome X, mLemCat1.pri, whole genome shotgun sequence genome has a window encoding:
- the LOC123628724 gene encoding uncharacterized protein CXorf49-like, with protein sequence MPMPGPPCLHMHRGEFSSGDPNTRAPQAPGISQASTLTERVLKPRGPAPSSDQEPPVHAPRPERQQEPLGAQGCLRCAELEREIDDLKERLAAMKCLLDKFQAQ encoded by the exons ATGCCAATGCCAGGGCCACCTTGCCTGCACATGCATCGTGGAGAATTCAGCAGTGGCGACCCCAACACCAGAGCCCCCCAAGCTCCAGGAATCTCACAGGCCTCGACCTTGACCGAGAGAGTCCTCAAGCCTagaggccctgcaccctcca GTGACCAGGAGCCACCTGTCCATGCCCCAAGACCAGAAAGGCAACAGGAACCACTGGGAGCACAGGGCTGTCTTCGG TGTGCcgagctggagagagagatagaCGACCTGAAAGAGCGATTAG CGGCCATGAAGTGCCTCCTCGACAAGTTCCAGGCGCAGTga